In one Streptomyces sp. NBC_01288 genomic region, the following are encoded:
- a CDS encoding MoaD/ThiS family protein, producing the protein MSVSVRIPTILRTYTGGQAEVTAEGGTLAEVISDLEKNHAGISARVLDDQGKLRRFVNVYVNDDDVRFEQGLETATPDGAGVSIIPAVAGG; encoded by the coding sequence ATGAGCGTTAGTGTCCGCATCCCCACCATTCTCCGCACCTACACGGGCGGGCAGGCCGAGGTGACCGCCGAAGGCGGCACCCTCGCCGAGGTCATCAGTGACCTGGAGAAGAACCATGCCGGGATCTCTGCCCGCGTGCTCGACGATCAGGGCAAGCTGCGGCGGTTCGTCAATGTGTACGTGAATGACGACGATGTGCGGTTCGAGCAGGGGCTGGAGACGGCCACTCCGGACGGGGCCGGCGTCTCGATCATTCCGGCTGTCGCCGGCGGCTGA
- a CDS encoding cold-shock protein, translating to MAQGTVKWFNAEKGYGFIAVDGGADVFVHYSAIQMDGYRTLEEGQRVDFEISQGQKGPQADMVRLATT from the coding sequence ATGGCTCAGGGCACCGTCAAATGGTTCAACGCGGAGAAGGGGTACGGCTTCATCGCGGTCGACGGTGGTGCGGATGTTTTCGTCCACTACAGCGCGATTCAGATGGACGGCTACCGCACCCTGGAAGAGGGTCAGCGGGTCGATTTCGAGATCTCGCAGGGTCAGAAGGGGCCGCAGGCGGACATGGTCCGGCTCGCGACTACCTGA
- the groL gene encoding chaperonin GroEL (60 kDa chaperone family; promotes refolding of misfolded polypeptides especially under stressful conditions; forms two stacked rings of heptamers to form a barrel-shaped 14mer; ends can be capped by GroES; misfolded proteins enter the barrel where they are refolded when GroES binds) yields MAKIIAFDEEARRGLERGMNQLADAVKVTLGPKGRNVVLEKKWGAPTITNDGVSIAKEIELEDPYEKIGAELVKEVAKKTDDVAGDGTTTATVLAQALVKEGLRNVAAGANPMALKRGIEKAVEAVSGALLEQAKDVETKEQIASTASISAADTQIGELIAEAMDKVGKEGVITVEESQTFGLELELTEGMRFDKGYISAYFATDMERMEAVLDDPYILIANSKIANVKDLLPLLEKVMQSGKPLLIIAEDVEGEALSTLVVNKIRGTFKSVAVKAPGFGDRRKAMLGDIAILTGGEVISEEVGLKLENATVDLLGRARKVVITKDETTIVDGSGSADQVAGRVNQIRAEIENSDSDYDREKLQERLAKLAGGVAVIKAGAATEVELKERKHRIEDAVRNAKAAVEEGIVAGGGVALIQAGHVFEKLELEGDEATGAAIVKLALEAPLKQIAVNGGLEGGVVVEKVRNLPIGHGLNAATGEYVDMIAEGIIDPAKVTRSALQNAASIAALFLTTEAVIADKPEKAGAGAGAGGGMPGGDMDF; encoded by the coding sequence ATGGCCAAGATCATCGCGTTCGACGAGGAGGCGCGGCGAGGCCTTGAGCGCGGTATGAACCAGCTCGCCGACGCCGTCAAGGTCACCCTCGGCCCCAAGGGCCGCAACGTCGTCCTTGAGAAGAAGTGGGGCGCCCCCACGATCACCAACGATGGTGTCTCCATCGCCAAGGAGATCGAGCTGGAGGACCCGTACGAGAAGATCGGCGCCGAGCTGGTCAAGGAAGTCGCCAAGAAGACGGACGACGTCGCCGGCGACGGTACGACCACCGCGACCGTTCTCGCCCAGGCTCTCGTCAAGGAAGGCCTGCGCAACGTAGCCGCGGGCGCCAACCCGATGGCCCTCAAGCGCGGTATCGAGAAGGCCGTCGAGGCCGTCTCCGGTGCCCTGCTGGAGCAGGCCAAGGACGTGGAGACCAAGGAGCAGATCGCTTCGACGGCCTCCATCTCCGCCGCCGACACCCAGATCGGCGAACTCATCGCCGAGGCGATGGACAAGGTCGGCAAGGAAGGCGTCATCACCGTCGAGGAGTCCCAGACCTTCGGTCTGGAGCTGGAGCTCACCGAGGGTATGCGCTTCGACAAGGGCTACATCTCGGCGTACTTCGCCACCGACATGGAGCGTATGGAGGCCGTCCTCGACGACCCGTACATCCTGATCGCCAACTCGAAGATCGCCAACGTCAAGGACCTGCTCCCGCTCCTGGAGAAGGTCATGCAGTCGGGCAAGCCGCTGCTGATCATCGCCGAGGACGTCGAGGGCGAGGCCCTGTCGACGCTGGTCGTCAACAAGATCCGCGGCACCTTCAAGTCCGTCGCCGTCAAGGCTCCGGGCTTCGGTGACCGTCGCAAGGCCATGCTCGGCGACATCGCCATCCTCACGGGCGGCGAGGTCATCTCCGAGGAGGTCGGCCTCAAGCTGGAGAACGCGACCGTGGATCTCCTCGGCCGCGCCCGCAAGGTCGTCATCACCAAGGACGAGACGACGATCGTCGACGGCTCGGGCTCGGCGGACCAGGTTGCCGGTCGCGTCAACCAGATCCGTGCCGAGATCGAGAACAGCGACTCGGACTACGACCGCGAGAAGCTCCAGGAGCGCCTCGCCAAGCTCGCGGGTGGCGTCGCCGTCATCAAGGCGGGCGCGGCCACCGAGGTCGAGCTCAAGGAGCGCAAGCACCGCATCGAGGACGCCGTTCGCAACGCGAAGGCGGCCGTCGAGGAGGGCATCGTCGCCGGTGGCGGCGTCGCCCTCATCCAGGCGGGCCACGTCTTCGAGAAGCTTGAGCTCGAAGGCGACGAGGCCACGGGTGCCGCGATCGTGAAGCTGGCCCTTGAGGCCCCGCTGAAGCAGATCGCCGTCAACGGTGGCCTCGAAGGCGGAGTCGTCGTCGAGAAGGTCCGCAACCTGCCCATCGGTCACGGCCTCAACGCCGCCACCGGTGAGTACGTGGACATGATCGCCGAGGGCATCATCGACCCGGCGAAGGTCACGCGCTCTGCCCTGCAGAACGCCGCGTCCATCGCCGCGCTCTTCCTCACCACCGAGGCGGTCATCGCCGACAAGCCCGAGAAGGCCGGTGCCGGCGCGGGCGCCGGTGGCGGCATGCCGGGCGGTGACATGGACTTCTGA
- a CDS encoding NADH:flavin oxidoreductase, translating into MSTTAPASRAAEILGRPITLNGLTVPNRIVMAPMTRQFSPGGIPGEDVVGYYARRAAAGVGLIVTEGTYVGHESAGQSDDIPRFHGEEQLAGWAKVAEGVHAAGGTIVPQLWHIGMVREQGQPPYADAPAVGPSGLRIGSDEVTGTAMTQRDLDDVIGAFAEAAAAAERIGFDGVELHGAHGYLLDQFLYAGTNRRTDAYGGDAVARTKFAAEIVAAVRETVSPEFPIIFRYSQWKQDVYGARLAETPEELDAILTPLAAAGVDVFHASTRRYWLPEFEDAGSDLNLAGWTKKLTGKQTITVGSVGLDGDFLKGFRGEGAPVKGIDDLLDSLERDEFDMVAVGRALLQDPEWAAKVLAGRVEELAPYDAAALKSLS; encoded by the coding sequence GTGTCTACGACCGCCCCCGCCTCCCGAGCGGCCGAAATCCTCGGCCGTCCGATCACCCTCAACGGCCTGACCGTCCCGAACCGGATCGTGATGGCGCCGATGACCCGGCAGTTCTCGCCGGGCGGCATCCCCGGTGAGGACGTGGTCGGTTACTACGCCCGCCGCGCCGCCGCGGGCGTGGGCCTCATCGTCACCGAGGGCACGTACGTCGGCCACGAGTCCGCCGGGCAGAGCGACGACATTCCGCGTTTCCACGGCGAGGAGCAGCTCGCCGGCTGGGCGAAGGTCGCCGAGGGCGTGCACGCGGCGGGCGGCACGATCGTGCCGCAGCTGTGGCACATCGGCATGGTCCGCGAGCAGGGCCAGCCGCCGTACGCGGACGCGCCCGCCGTCGGCCCCTCCGGGCTGCGGATCGGCAGCGACGAGGTCACCGGTACGGCGATGACGCAGCGGGACCTGGACGACGTCATCGGGGCGTTCGCCGAGGCGGCCGCCGCGGCGGAGCGGATCGGCTTCGACGGGGTCGAGTTGCACGGCGCGCACGGCTATCTCCTCGACCAGTTCCTGTACGCGGGCACCAACCGCCGTACGGACGCCTACGGCGGTGACGCGGTCGCCCGTACGAAGTTCGCGGCGGAGATCGTGGCGGCGGTCCGCGAGACGGTCTCTCCTGAATTCCCGATCATCTTCCGCTACTCGCAGTGGAAGCAGGACGTCTACGGTGCCCGTCTCGCCGAGACCCCGGAGGAGCTGGACGCGATCCTGACCCCGCTCGCGGCGGCCGGCGTGGACGTCTTCCACGCGTCCACCCGCCGTTACTGGCTCCCCGAGTTCGAGGACGCCGGCTCCGACCTCAACCTCGCCGGCTGGACCAAGAAGCTCACCGGGAAGCAGACCATCACGGTCGGCTCGGTCGGCCTCGACGGGGACTTCCTCAAGGGGTTCCGGGGTGAGGGCGCGCCGGTCAAGGGCATCGACGACCTCCTCGACAGCCTGGAGCGGGACGAGTTCGACATGGTGGCCGTGGGACGGGCGCTGCTTCAGGACCCTGAGTGGGCCGCCAAGGTCCTCGCCGGGCGGGTGGAGGAGCTGGCGCCTTATGACGCGGCGGCGCTGAAGTCGCTTAGCTGA
- a CDS encoding metallophosphoesterase: protein MRILHLSDTHLERTDAPNRHGINPTDSLRLMLAELRHQRGVDAVVVTGDLANDGAVEAYAAVRELVGGFARVMGGVPVFYTTGNHDEREAFGKVLGSGHVAADAVFPVEFGCAAVSTVGGYRFVTLDSLVPGEVYGALSRAQLDWLGEELGTPAEFGTVLAFHHPPINLGTPMQRAFGLRNPGELADAIRGSDVRVVLTGHFHLQLFGFLEATPVWVTPGVVNRMDLTTAYGTERAVRGASASLVELGGETGPMFHTFHARDPRAHETVYQLDAEQVRSVVERHAP, encoded by the coding sequence ATGAGGATCCTGCACCTGTCCGACACCCACCTGGAACGTACCGACGCCCCCAACCGCCACGGCATCAACCCGACCGACTCCCTGCGGCTGATGCTTGCCGAGTTGCGGCATCAGCGGGGGGTGGACGCGGTCGTCGTCACCGGGGACCTCGCCAACGACGGGGCGGTGGAGGCGTATGCGGCCGTGCGGGAGTTGGTGGGTGGGTTCGCCCGGGTGATGGGTGGGGTGCCCGTCTTCTATACGACCGGGAACCATGACGAGCGGGAGGCGTTCGGGAAGGTGCTCGGGAGTGGGCATGTGGCTGCCGACGCCGTGTTTCCGGTGGAGTTCGGGTGTGCTGCGGTCAGTACGGTCGGCGGGTATCGGTTCGTCACGCTCGACTCGCTTGTGCCGGGGGAGGTTTACGGGGCGTTGAGCCGGGCTCAACTGGACTGGTTGGGGGAGGAGTTGGGGACTCCGGCCGAGTTCGGGACCGTTCTCGCCTTTCATCATCCGCCGATCAACCTCGGTACGCCGATGCAGCGGGCCTTCGGGCTGCGGAATCCGGGGGAGTTGGCGGACGCGATCCGGGGGAGTGACGTACGGGTCGTGCTCACCGGGCACTTCCACCTTCAGCTCTTCGGGTTCCTGGAGGCGACTCCGGTGTGGGTCACGCCCGGTGTCGTCAACCGGATGGATCTGACGACGGCCTACGGCACGGAGCGGGCCGTGCGGGGCGCCTCGGCCTCGCTCGTGGAGCTGGGTGGGGAGACCGGGCCGATGTTCCATACCTTCCATGCGCGGGATCCTCGGGCGCACGAGACGGTGTACCAGTTGGATGCCGAACAGGTTCGGTCGGTTGTTGAGCGGCATGCGCCCTAA